One genomic segment of Cellulophaga sp. HaHaR_3_176 includes these proteins:
- the thiC gene encoding phosphomethylpyrimidine synthase ThiC, which yields MKSKDTAPKNEKLSTQPFPNSKKIYVAGKLHPQLKVAMREIALSDTKDSLTGKLTPNEPVTVYDTSGPYTDPTKEINVHKGIDRIREQWVLDRGDVEQLEEFSSEYCNERLNNKNLDHMRFSLLKKPMRAKEGKNVTQLHYAKKGIITPEMEYIAIRENQRMEEMTEIAKQHKGEHFGAAIPDKITAEFVREEVARGRAVIPSNINHPEAEPMILGRNFLVKINANIGNSAVTSSIEEEVEKAVWACRWGADNIMDLSTGQNIHETREWIIRNSPVPVGTVPIYQALEKVNGVAEDLTWEIFRDTLIEQAEQGVDYFTIHAGVLLRYVPMTAKRVTGIVSRGGSIMAKWCLAHHKESFLYTHFEDICEILKQYDVAFSLGDGLRPGSVADANDEAQFAELETLGELTKIARKHEVQCFIEGPGHVPMHMIKENMEKQIELCDEAPFYTLGPLTTDIAPGYDHITSGIGAAMIGWFGCAMLCYVTPKEHLGLPNKQDVRTGVITYKLAAHAADLAKGHPGAQHRDNALSKARFEFRWEDQFNLGLDPELAREYHDETLPADGAKVAHFCSMCGPKFCSMKISQEVRDFAAEHDIVDNEVIQKGMEEKSKEFKDKGSEVYL from the coding sequence CCAAAAAACGAAAAGCTTAGCACGCAACCTTTTCCTAATTCTAAAAAAATTTATGTAGCAGGAAAACTACATCCACAATTAAAAGTGGCCATGCGAGAAATTGCGTTGAGTGATACTAAAGATTCCTTGACTGGCAAACTTACGCCAAACGAGCCAGTTACGGTCTATGACACTTCAGGACCTTATACAGACCCTACAAAAGAAATAAATGTTCACAAAGGAATAGATAGAATCCGTGAGCAGTGGGTTTTAGATCGTGGAGATGTAGAACAATTAGAAGAGTTTAGCTCAGAATATTGTAATGAACGTCTAAACAATAAGAATTTAGATCATATGCGTTTTTCACTTCTAAAAAAGCCAATGCGTGCTAAAGAGGGCAAAAATGTAACGCAGCTGCATTATGCTAAAAAGGGAATAATCACTCCAGAAATGGAATACATTGCCATTCGTGAGAATCAGCGTATGGAGGAAATGACCGAAATTGCCAAACAGCACAAAGGAGAACATTTTGGCGCGGCAATCCCCGATAAAATTACGGCAGAATTTGTACGAGAAGAAGTGGCTAGAGGTAGAGCTGTAATTCCTAGTAATATAAATCACCCAGAAGCAGAACCCATGATTTTGGGTCGTAACTTTTTGGTGAAGATAAATGCCAATATTGGAAACTCTGCCGTAACCTCTTCCATAGAAGAAGAAGTAGAAAAAGCGGTTTGGGCATGCCGTTGGGGGGCAGATAATATTATGGATTTGTCTACAGGGCAAAACATCCATGAAACTAGAGAGTGGATTATTCGAAACTCTCCAGTACCTGTAGGGACTGTGCCTATTTACCAAGCTTTAGAAAAAGTGAATGGCGTCGCAGAAGACCTTACTTGGGAAATTTTTAGAGATACACTTATTGAGCAAGCAGAACAGGGAGTAGATTACTTTACAATTCATGCAGGTGTTTTATTGCGTTATGTACCTATGACCGCTAAACGAGTTACAGGTATTGTTTCTCGTGGAGGTTCTATTATGGCCAAATGGTGTTTAGCACATCATAAAGAGAGTTTCTTGTACACACATTTCGAAGATATTTGTGAGATTTTAAAACAATACGACGTAGCGTTTTCTTTAGGAGATGGTTTACGTCCTGGATCTGTTGCAGATGCTAATGATGAGGCACAATTTGCAGAGTTAGAAACATTGGGGGAACTAACAAAAATAGCCCGTAAGCATGAAGTGCAATGTTTTATAGAGGGCCCTGGTCACGTACCAATGCATATGATCAAAGAAAATATGGAGAAGCAAATAGAACTTTGTGATGAAGCTCCTTTTTATACGTTAGGACCTTTAACTACAGATATTGCGCCAGGTTATGACCATATTACCTCCGGTATTGGAGCCGCTATGATTGGTTGGTTTGGTTGTGCTATGCTATGTTATGTAACACCAAAAGAACACTTAGGATTGCCTAATAAACAAGATGTGAGAACAGGAGTAATTACGTACAAGCTTGCAGCCCATGCGGCCGATTTAGCAAAGGGGCACCCAGGGGCGCAACATAGAGATAATGCACTCTCAAAAGCGCGATTTGAATTTAGATGGGAAGATCAGTTTAATCTAGGACTAGATCCGGAATTAGCTCGAGAGTATCATGATGAAACCTTGCCTGCCGATGGGGCAAAAGTGGCACATTTTTGTTCTATGTGCGG